A window of Felis catus isolate Fca126 chromosome A3, F.catus_Fca126_mat1.0, whole genome shotgun sequence genomic DNA:
GAATCCCCAACCACCCACAAAACCAGTCTACTCCATCCGACTGTGGGTGCCTGAGGTCTACACGACACTCCTTGGGGGAGGCCCCATTCCCGTCCCCAGCCCGCCTGTTGAGAGAGGGTCACAGGGCAGCCTCGGATAACTCCTCCGCAAGCACCTGTCCACGGTTGGATGGAAAATGTCCGCCCAGGGGGCCAGCCACaaaagggggcaggggtgggggcagaaccCAGGCCCCCTTTCTTGGTCCAGCGCCCCCACCGCGTTCCAGCCTGAGCTCCCAGCAGGGCCTGCTGCCCCAGAAGGGAAGGGGACAGCTTGAGGATGCAGGTGACTGGAGTGACAGGTGACAGGTGCTTCGGGGAGCCAGCAGCCTCGTGCGTGCCACACCTCTCGCTCTATTTCCTAGGAAGCGGACAGCCGCGGGCTCTTTCTGCTTCCAAGGCCTACAGAAACTTCCAGAACAGCCCCAGCCTTCTGCAGCTGAGGACAAGAAGCAGAGCGTCCCGGGTGTCCCAGATGCCATTCGGGGTGGCTGGTTAACGCCTTACCCTCCCTGCAGCCAAACCCCCGGCCTCTGGAAGAGACAGCAAATCATGAATTCTAACCCAGGCCACACGCTCAGTGCCCACTTCTACTTGGGGTTATCTGAGACCTCTCTTCTCCCGCTTTGCGGCTTTCACAGAAAATAACTACTTTGAACCAAAGCCCTAGCATCTAGGTGGAGCCCCAAAAGGGCAGGAAGGTATCGCCCCTGGCTTTGGAGGCCAGTGGAGGCCCACAGCACATCCATCACAGCCCCGGGGACACGGCGGTTCAATGACTGCCCTGGGCCGGCCACGTCAACACCCGCCCGCACACAAACGTGAAAGACAACACAAGTTCCCAGCAACCCTGCCCGGCGAGCAGGAAGCCCTCAGAACGCCCTGCGTCCATGTCTCCAGGATCACAGCAATCGCTGCTCATTTTCCACCCACGGCAAAGAAAAAAGCCTTTAATTCTTGGGTAAGTTCTAAAAACTCTTCTATAAACTCAGTCTCCGTGTCGCGGGAGCCCCTGGGGAGCAGCTGGCCCCATCACTCGCTTGGAGAAATGTCCCCAACCTAAGTGAGCCCCTCGGGCACAGACCATCCCGTGCCCCGCCAGCACTCCCAGTCGGGGGCACGGTGCACAAACGGCCGTGCCCTGGCCCGTACCCTTACCCACGACCAAGGCGAGTCCGGGCGGCTCTTGTCCTGTGGGGGCTCCCAGGTGGACCCACCACGGTCCTGCTCCTCCATGGCCCAGCCCGCGGGATGCCGGCCACCTCCTCGCCCAGCACCGGAGAGCAGTGTCCCAACGCGGCTGATTTCACCCTCTCGGGAGCTGGGAGGCAGTGAGGGGTGGGGACATGTAGCCCAGAGCAGGCGGCTTCCCTTTACAGCCAGGAGCCCGGCCAAGTCACAAGGCTCAGGAAAAGAGCAGGGTGTTGAATTGCAAATCCTCTCCCACCTGGGGCCTGGCTAACAAACAGCTGGAGATATGGCCTGTTCCCTGAAGGATGCAGAGTCCCAGGGCTCGCTCCGGGGGGAATAGCCTGGTGGGACCCATGACCCCTGCTGGCGGCCGCCAGCCACGCTGTATCCATTCCCCAGCAGGTGTTGGAGAGACCACCTCACAACCAGCGTGCAGGgagcggcgggggaggggggggatctTTCTCCCTATTCCTCCAGGCCTCGGCACACTTGGGGAAGGCTGGGTTccggggcccctcccccagaggccaCCACTGTCCCCTCTATCACGCGCAGTAGCAGCAGGCATCATGACAGCTGGCTGGTTTCGAACACTCCCCCCCCGCACCAGGAAGCTATGCACTCCGGCCGAACTCTGGTGTACGCTGTGCACAGCCACCCTATAGGGTCACGGACACAAGATAGGAGCTTCAGGAACGGCCTTGGGTCACAAAGCAGGAAGTGGCAAAAAGCAGGGCCAGGCTGACTGCAAATCCGGTGCTGGAACTGTAGTTCTGATCCTACCAGGAGCCCTGGGTCCCTGGCCATGGGCTGGGCTCACATGAGCCCCGGGTTTAGAGGCAActgcagcagggagggagggagggcagggctgggggcagagggcgcGCCCTGCAGGAGCGGGTGCCGGGGCTCTGACCTGGTCTGACAGGGGCCTCGAGATCCCACCCAGAGAGAAGGGGTGGCCCCCTGGGGGCGCAGCAGGGCCAAGGAAGGGCTTTAGAAGAGCGACAAGTCAGGATCCCCAACTCAACTCTTACCACGGAGGACTCCCCCCCGCCCTCCACGCCCTGGTCCTCCTCGTGTCCCCGCAACGGGTGACCGGTGACCGTGACGCTAAGGCCAACCAACCCCTGACCTCTTTCACCTCCATTTCTGCAACTCCTCCCCGGCCAAGGCTTCTCTGGTTTCACCCTTCGcagccttctccttccctccagaCAGGACCCCGACCGAGAGCCCACCTGGGCCGGTAGGTGGAGAGTGGCCCGGTTTAGAACACAGGACAGGTGTGTCCTAGCTAATGCAAGGGGTGTCACTGCGCCTCTGTTTACAGGCTCCAGGGGCAGTGGCTtccccaggggaggagcagggagggactCGGCCCTCCGGCCTCCTGCGTCCAGATCACCACCATTCTGGCCACACACGTGCCCCTGGCCCTGCTCGCCCTGGAGAGGCGTGGAGAGGGCCAGGGAGGGACCGCTGCGCAGCCCCAGAGCCTAgtgccaccccccacctcccgccgTCTGTATGCCCTGAATGCCACTAACTATAAGGGGGCGGGAATAACGCATTAAGATACTTCCATGAGCCGGGTCACCACCACCCTTACTATTTTTAATTCATCCTGTCAAGATATTTTAAGAACCTCATGACCAACGAGTGATAAGATTGTGAGTAATTATACCTGGTCGTGTTTAGCACTTAGCCGGAAATCTGATAGAGGTCCAGGACGGCACAGGCAGAAGGTGCCGTGAACACGGCAGACGGGTGTCGCTGCATCGATTGGGAGGGCGCAGCCCTGGGGACCCTCTGGGAGGAAGGAGCCAGGCCGGGGTCTTCGGAGCTCCGAGCCCAGGCCATTTCACGCCCCCGCGGGCAGTGCCCCGTGTTGGCGGCGGGAGGTCCGGCTGGCACGTGTCTCTCCGCGGAGGGCCAGCACCGGTTTGGCTGGTAGTTCTAGAAGCACCCATGTGAGCGCCGGCCACCGACAGAGCTCCCGGAAGCGGAAGCCGGAAGCCCCGCCCCCCGAATCACACCCACCTGGGCTCTGGGTCTGACCCTCCCCTTAGAAGCGATTCTGCCTCAAGGCGATTCACGCAGCCTCGCAGGAGACTTTGTTTCCTTATCTGGGAAACACAGGGATGCAAACAGAGTCTCTCcctcatggggttgttgtggGGACACCTGGGGCCTTGTGCGGCTCCACACAAGGCCTGGCATGTGTTAGACTCTCAAACAGAAGTAGCAACTATTACTCCTTACAGTAACTTTGAGGTTGGCATTAATAGGCCCATTTgacaggtggagaaactgagccTGTGTGTATTTTGGGCTTCTGTCAGCTGCAGACTGTCCAACATTTCCTACTCTACAGCTCCTGAGACCCCATCAGGGCCCCCTCAGGGGCCGTGGCCAGGACCAAGCTGAATTTCCCCAGCTGTGAAGAATGCACAGGCTGTCCCCTTTCCCCCAGGCTGCCAGGCACCTGTTAACCCCCCCAAGAACACCGTGGATTCTCCCATTCCCATTTTCCCTTAGCTCATGCGGTCACCTCTTCCCGGAGtgcctttcctctcctctgttccttttcAAATGTGTCCCCTTTCTAGGCCCACGCCAGACCTCCTTCCTCCATGGAACCTTCCCTGACCCGTCCACCCCATAATGATTCTCCCATCCTTTGGCCTTTGGGGGGAAGGATGAGGTTGAAACGGACATTTGTGAGCCCCTTCCGTGTGCCCACTGTCTCCTTACACATACCATCCCTCATGATCAAGGTTTGCTttttcccagaagaggaaaccgGCTGGGAGAGGCTCACGTGGCCAGGAAGACGTGGGGAGAGTCCTCCTGATCCAACATGCAGAGGGTGCCAGGGAGGTGCCTCACCTGTGAGTCCATCCCATCACCCCAACGACTGCGGGGACCCCTCTGGACAGGCCTGACTCACCTGTGGCTCCAAAAGTACTTCACCCAGTGGGAAGGACACAGCACggggggaaaaaagtcacatggcggggggcgggggggggggagtgtttcATTAAGAAACTTACTTTCTCTAGAGCGGTTTGGGTTCACCTGCCAAGTTGATCTGAAAGTACGGAGCGTTCTCAAATACTCTGTTCCCACACAGGCACTCCTTCCCCACTGTCGTCGCCCTAGCACCATATTAGTGCATTTGTGGCAACGGATGAGCCCACGCCGACCCATCATCATCCCCCAGAGCCCGCGCTTTCCATCAAGGTGCCCTACGGTGTGGTGCGGTCTGCGGTTTCGACAAATGGAGACGGCTATGGATCTACCTTTTTGGCGTCACTCGGAGCgtgtcactgccctaaaaatcctctgtgccccaCCGATtcatccctcctgccctccctgtctcctcctgGCCCCATAGCTCCTTTCCTTTCAGTGCCGGCTGACCGTCCACAGTCTGGCTGGGCCATGGGTTCATCCATTCACCTGCCGAAGAAGATCCGCGGCGCTTCCGGGTTTTGGCAATGGTGAATAAAGCCGCTACAagctgtgtgtgtgcgcacacaagGTTTCTGCGCGGGCCTAAGCTTCCAACTCCTCTGGGGGAAGACCAGGGAGCACGATTTCTGGATGGCACGGGAAGGGTATGTTCAGTTTCGCAGAAGCCGccgaactgtcttccaaagtggtcgCAGCATTCCGCACGCCCACCAGCCGTGAGCCAGAGCTCCTGCGACTCCGCGTCCCCGCCAGCGTCGGGCGTTGTTGGCGCTCTGGATTCGCGTCCTTCTGGTAGGTGTGGAGCGATCCCTCGTGGTTGTTTCCATTGGCATCTCCCCGGTGACGTACGTCatggagcatctttccatgtgcttatctGTCATGTCTGCGAAAGTCgttggcccatttttttttaatgtctatttcttttgagagacagagggaaacagcgtgtgcgagtaggggaggagcagagagagagacagaacctcaagcaggcagtgcagagccgggcgcagggctcaatcccacaaatggtgagatcatgacctgagacgaaaccgagagtctgatgctcaaccgactgagccacccaggcgccctgcccccccccttttttttaatatttatttagttttcacacacacacacacacacacacacacgcacacacacagagtgcagcaggggtggggcagagagagagggagacacagattctgaagcaggctccaggccctgagctgtcagcacagagcccaacgcagggctcgaactcatggacctcaagatcatgacctgagccgcactcagacgcttaaccgactgagccacttaggcgccccagccggcccattttttaatcaagttgttgTTTTGTTATGGTTGAGTTTAAAGAGTTCTCTGTGTATTTTGGGTAACAGCCCTTTATCATGTGCATACACTAGATCCATCAAGGTCCCAGTAGAAAACAGACTGGACACTCGAGCTGGGACCTTAAAGAGGCCTATTAAAGAGACTGTGAACAGGATATGGGCAGAGTTGCAGAAGACCCACAGGGGGTGGTGACGAGACCAGCACCAGCCAGAGGAGGGGCCAAGGCCAGCCTGGGctggggggaaaggagaggggacaGCGGCCTGAGCCCAGCTGCAGGAGGCAGGGCATCAGCCCCCACAggtgtccacatcctaatccccggAACCTGTAACTATGTTTCATCCTGGAGGTCACATTACACCTTCTGCCACATCACACGGCAAGGGGCAATGAGGGCTGCGGTGCAGTCAGGGTTGCTGGTTGGCTGGGCTTAAAATGGGGAGGCCGTTCCGGATTATCTCCAAACAACCACCTGAATAGTTGCCCCAGGCCCCTCTTCTCCTGCTTTGCCACTGCAGAGCTTGGAGCATGCCTGACGCCCCTGCCTGTCCCCGCAGTCTCTGTCCTTGCTGTGTGCATCCAGGTGGGCCCGATACAATCACAGGGTCTTTAAAAGAAGAAGCGGGGGCAGAAGATAGGCAGAAAGGACAACATGGGAGAGATGTGTGGCACGACTTTGCTGACTTTGAAAAGGAGACCGCAACTGAATGACGCTGACAGCCTGCAGAACCTGGAAGGCAAGGACACAGGGTCCCCGCTAGGGCTTCCAGAAGGCACGTagcctgccagcaccttgatgtTAGCCCCGCCACACCTGTACTGGACTTCTGCTCTAGTGCAGCGGAAGGTCATGAATCCTCATCGCCTGAAGCCGCTACGTTGCctgtcatttgttacagcagacaTGCAGACATGGAAGACGAGTGCACTAGGTAGCTGGAAGAGGTCCCCCTTCAGGACCTTTGGTTGAGGGCGCCAAGGGTGTCATCCGGTGCATGGTAATCcagcagggaggaaaggagaggaacaaATCCCTTCAACTCTCTCCTCCCACTTTCTCACTGTGCACCACTGGCTGGACCCAAGTGGAGGCTGGAGAGCTCAGAGCAGAGAAGAATGAATAACAGATATAGAAAGGCGGATCTGAGAGGAAgatctggggtgtgtgtgtgtgtgtgtgtgtgtgtgtgtgtgtgtgcatatacgtGCGTGCACACATACCCGCCcacctgtccctctgtccctgtctctctctgtcacacacacacacatcctaccATGACTCAATCCTGACTCAAAggcattaactcttttttttttcaaggttcgAGTAGCCAATCATCTCTCCAGGTCACTGGTTGGCGTTGGGATCAAAAGCTGCATAAAGATTGGAAGCTGTGTTAGCACAACAAAGTACcaaaaccggggggggggggggcttaagCAATAGAAATTCagtgtctcacagttctggaggctggaagtccaagatcaaggtgccagccagTCTCGCCCCTGCTGCGAACTCTCTTCCTGGCTGGCAGACAGTTTCCTTCTCACCATGTCCTCagatggcagagagaggagcTCTCTGGTCCCTCCCCGTAGAAGGACGCTAGTCCTGTGGGATCAGGGCTCCACCCTTCTGACCTCATTCAACCCTAATTACTTCCTTACTCCTAATATAGCCGCATGAGGGCTTAGGGCTGCAGCATATGAATTGGCAGAAGGGGGGCCGTGCACAAAGCAGTCCATAGCAGAAGCCCTTTTGAGGGTGTCTTGTATATAACAGGCAAGAAGGTCAGGAACCTGGGCGCACAAAGCAAGCAAAGGGCCAGGAAGCCTCGTTACTACTTTACATGATTGACCAGACGGCCCCAAACCGTATCGCTCCATCTCGGCATCCCTGGGCTCAGAACTGCTGCTTTTCCGCAATGTCCACAACTTCCATTCCACACGCCTGGCGGCACCCTCTAACACTGAGTGGTTCTGAGTTACTCGCTGCATGATTCGCGGTGGAGTGATTGAGCCTGGTCTGTGGTTAAACACGAGAGCCAAGATTTTGATTCCAACGTAGACGGTGGAGCGTATCAGGGATCAGTCTTCCAACAGACGGAAACCAGTCCTAACGCAAGGGgcgttttgtttttattcagagGCAAAAATCAGGTTCATGTGGGTATGAAGGAAGCAAGTTCTAGGCCCAGAGCATCCATACATAGACATACTCTCTGAAAAGAGTTTCAGGTGAGGGGAATCAACGAATGAGATTTACAAGCAGAGACCCCAGTGAAGACAGAAATCGCGAGCCCTCTATACTGGCCACAGGGGGAACCCACGGGGTGGGTCGCCGGGGCGGATTCTTCCTCACTTCCACATTAAATGCATTTTGCAGTCCACCTCTGACCTGGCGGGAGAGTCTCATCCCTAGAAGACACCGAGGGAAGTCTCCTGTTTCTACATGACAGAGGAGGCTTACCTAGGACTGTCCTAAAAAGGCAACAATACCTCCTTCACATCTTTGACACCCCTTCCCGGGAAACGGACTCACTCCCGCCAGCGCGCAAGCGAAAAACCAGAAGCCGCCTCTTTTGTCTTTGAGCCTTCCTACCACGTCAGAGTTAAAGGTTTAACGCTCACAAGTGAAAGCGTGCGGACTCCGGTCCTGAAGACTCCTAGCTGCTCGGTGCTCTCACACAAAGGAGCACGAGACTGATGGCTTGCCTGAGACAtacagctagtgagtggcagagctgagactcaGATCCGTGACTCCTGATCCCAAGCGCCTTGTCCCCTCCACTATTCCAGCCCAGACCTTGGGAGCCTGAGTACTTGGGAGAATTCCTCCAAAGGGGAGCAGGAACTGGCCTTTTCCAGATCCTACGGGCCTTATTGAACTACACAACACccaggaaagaattaaaaattaatacagaTTCTTTGCTCAAAGAAAAGCTGTCTAAAACTCATATGTACGGAATCCTTGCTGTAGACTGAATTGCATCCCCCCGCCCAAATCCATTTGTTGAAGCTTTAGCCCACAATGTGACCACATGACTATGTAACTGGAAAGATAAAACTGTCACCGAGCCATAACAATTTTAGCAAAGACAGAAAcatcaggagacctgggtttggCTCCAGCAAGCATCAGGGGCTCTAAGTGCGAGCTAAGTAAGGGCCTTTTCAAGTTCTGGCACTTACAAGGGTTAAGGAGAGAGACTCATGAAAGGTTTGCAAACACGGTAACACACTTCTTTTCACTTCCTCCCCACTCTACGGGAATGACATCCTAAAGGGCTGGGAAAGCCTGATACCCCAAGGACGCATCTAACAGTGACAAAGGGGTTGCGGGAGGATATTAGTGCGCCGTGCAGATGGCCCTTTAGCCAGAAGAGTAACAGCTGTAAAAGTTCTGGCAAGTCCTTGGCCACCCGTCTCCGGAGCTGCACACGCAGCAGCACAGCAAGGGGGCCTAGGTGCATGGTACCGCAGGATGCCTATTTACTGCTACGGGTTCGGAGCCCTCGCACAGACCGGCTCGTCTAATCCTCACAGAGATTCTGCAATGtagataacatattttaaatgcagaaatgggttggggcgcctgggtggcgcagtcggttaagcgtccgacttcagccaggtcacgatctcgcggtccgtgagttcgagccccatgtcaggctctgggctgatggctcggagcctggagcctgtttccgattctgtgtctccctctctctctgcccctccccagttcatgctctgtctctctctgtccccaaaataaattaaaaaaacgttgaaaaaaaatttaaaaaaaaataataaatgcagaaatgGGTTGagcagggtttaaaaaaaaaaaaaaaacgtgccCCAAGTCACCCATCTGGTAAGTGGGGCCCAACCCCTCCGTATCACCTTCCACCCAGCACAGCGCTCCCTGGGTTGAACGGAGCGGAGAAATGTAAACGCACCGAACGGGCTCACGCTCGCTGTCCAGTCCGGTCCGGTCCGGTCCGGTGTTGGCTCAGGGACGCCCTTGGCGGGGGCGGGTCCTCCCATTCCGGAGGTTCCGGGAGAATAGGAGGCGCTCGCTCTCCTCCCTGGGCAGCTGGCCCGGTCTcggtgcagggagagggagggagcgctGGCCACGGGGGAGGAATGGAGAGCAGCAGCCCGAGTCCCAGCCCCGGCGCTGAGCTGGGCCTGGACGCCCGGCTGGGTGTGGACACGCGCCTCTGGGCCAAGGTGCTGTTCGCCGCTCTCTGCTCGCTCATCTTGGCGCTGGGCGCGGCGGGCAGGGCGCTGTCCGTGCGCGTGGTGCTGAAGGGGCGCGCCGGGCCCCCGGGGCGCCTGCGCTACCACGTATTCAGCCTGGCGCTCTCGGCGCTGCCGCTGTGGCCGGTGGGTGTGCCCGTGGAGCTCTTCAACTTCGTGTCGTTCCATTACCCCTGGGTGTTCGGCGACCCGGGCTGCCGCGCTTACTACTTCGTGAGCGAGCCGTGCGTCTACGCCACGGTGCGCACCGTAGGTGGCCCGAGCGCCTAGCGCTGCCTGGCCGTGCGCCAGCCCCCGCGCGCCCGCCGTCTGCTGTCGCTCTTCTGGGCCGCCACGCCCTGCCCATGGCAGTCATCACCGGGCAGAAGCACGAGCTGGAGAAGGCTGGCGGGGAGCCGGAGCCCGCTTCGCGCGTGTGCACGGTGCTGGTGAGCCGCGCCACGCTCCAGGTCTGCATT
This region includes:
- the NTSR2 gene encoding LOW QUALITY PROTEIN: neurotensin receptor type 2 (The sequence of the model RefSeq protein was modified relative to this genomic sequence to represent the inferred CDS: inserted 1 base in 1 codon; deleted 2 bases in 1 codon; substituted 1 base at 1 genomic stop codon) encodes the protein MESSSPSPSPGAELGLDARLGVDTRLWAKVLFAALCSLILALGAAGRALSVRVVLKGRAGPPGRLRYHVFSLALSALPLWPVGVPVELFNFVSFHYPWVFGDPGCRAYYFVSEPCVYATVRTVGGPSAXRCLAVRQPPRARRLLSLFWAAXALPMAVITGQKHELEKAGGEPEPASRVCTVLVSRATLQVCIQVNVLVSFVLPLALTAFLNGVSVSHLVALSSQVPSLSAPAAPSPDHVELMSEERRKLPWRATPACTLYAYLVTDALFYVSSAVTPVLNNAVSSSFRKLFLEALGSLCREGHPRGTLPPPRRTPGPTAAGSRDPSDASRWMQEKNEQSGP